The Ciconia boyciana chromosome 17, ASM3463844v1, whole genome shotgun sequence genome contains a region encoding:
- the SUPT4H1 gene encoding transcription elongation factor SPT4: MALETVPKDLRHLRACLLCSLVKTIDQFEYDGCDNCDAYLQMKGNREMVYDCTSSSFDGIIAMMSPEDSWVSKWQRISNFKPGVYAVSVTGRLPQGIVRELKSRGVAYKSRDTAIKT, from the exons aTGGCGCTGGAGACCGTGCCCAAGGACCTGCGGCACCTCCGcgcctgcctgctctgctccctcgTCAAG ACCATCGACCAGTTCGAGTACGACGGCTGCGACAACTGCGATGCCTACCTGCAGATGAAGGGCAACCGGGAGATGGTCTACGACTGCACCAGCTCCTCCTTCGACGG GATCATCGCGATGATGAGCCCTGAGGACAGCTGGGTCTCCAAGTGGCAGCGAATCA gTAACTTCAAGCCGGGTGTCTACGCAGTGTCTGTGACCGGCCGCCTGCCCCAAG GGATCGTCCGAGAGCTGAAGAGCCGTGGCGTGGCTTACAAGTCCCGAGACACAGCTATAAAAACCTAA
- the RNF43 gene encoding E3 ubiquitin-protein ligase RNF43, whose amino-acid sequence MSAGPQLQLAVLWPWLLMATLQAGLGHTGLVLAAAVESERSAAQKAIIRVIPLKVEPIILEGEFANVAEVTPAEGKLLQSHPLSLCNTSEDEHTESGFITIVKLEQPDRDPNPCLSLANKAKLAGERGARAILFDITDDESAADQLRKPRGLSQPVVLIRGHDAELLMGVVNKNREAHVKIEVKEPPAWPDYDVWILLTVVSTVVVIILIFVVRTKCQLNRTQDSVQQQTMQAIGQLATRKYQARCRPASRWDSASSCSSAPVCAICLEEFSEGQELRIISCSHEFHRECVDPWLQQHHTCPLCMFNILARDSADQATAAGSRLAPRDMEPGRRLHLFRQHPGHALYHLPHAYPQRNLRSFPPEPAHGNPFFHSPELSQLDFGTIHYMPYRPATSLLACGHPSPLAPGLLSQQHPNPSACGQTLPPHRTCSLQAQAPCLGLKAALVQKQHRAPTLRRGVGHGHQHNSSGSGESYLTEHSGYLADGPGSDSSSGPCHGSSSDSMLNCTDVSLQGIHGSCSTFRSSLSSDYDPFVYCSSEGPTTDNGQEQSRPPRETRPRSLDLMVPGGAAPAKPQVLSHVHYHHHQHHHYRRDAECPPGRAGQGPGQRKSRYSGAKVGFHSARTQKRTEKSHHCQQPLESSTVLQEAAPAGQPACPQQGREPPHAPSASPNRLDFSVDANRQLGAAGTSPVPLPPRHSLQSRHHRRKRKCPLEPDPSLLPEDSALPKACDAHVPHGHPAGDRCSPEVQPLIPSAPPPCGSGSRPLWKCLVPQSSSELKKQEEGLSGREGNRMVPADFSGTGTPRHSLSLHLHCPSQQGSQGSEEEVQDVHEHSV is encoded by the exons TCCCACCCACTGTCCCTGTGCAACACCAGCGAGGATGAACACACCGAATCGGGATTCATCACCATTGTCAAGCTTGAACAGCCGGATCGGGATCCCAACCCCTGCCTGTCACTGGCTAACAAG GCAAAGCTGGCGGGGGAGCGTGGAGCCCGTGCGATCCTTTTTGACATTACCGATGACGAAAGCGCTGCCGATCAG CTGAGAAAGCCTAGAGGTCTGAGTCAGCCTGTGGTTCTGATCAGGGGCCACGATGCTGAGCTGCTCATGGGCGTTGTGAACAAGAACAGAGAGGCCCATGTGAAGATAGAGGTCAAGGAGCCACCAGCTTGG CCAGACTACGACGTGTGGATTCTTCTCACGGTGGTCAGCACTGTGGTCGTcatcattttgatttttgttgtcCGCACAAAGTGCCAGCTGAACAGGACTCAG GACTCCGTGCAGCAGCAGACCATGCAGGCCATCGGGCAGCTGGCCACGCGCAAGTACCAGGCAAGGTGCCGGCCGGCGTCACGGTGGGActcagccagcagctgcagctcagccccgGTCTGTGCGATTTGCCTGGAGGAGTTCAGCGAGGGCCAG GAACTGCGGATCATCTCATGCTCCCATGAGTTTCACCGGGAGTGTGTTGACCCCTGGCTGCAGCAACACCACACGTGTCCGCTTTGCATGTTCAATATTCTTG CCAGAGACTCGGCGGACCAGGCCACGGCTGCTGGCTCCAGGCTGGCCCCTCGGGACATGGAGCCCGGACGGCGACTCCACCTTTTCCGCCAGCACCCGGGACATGCCCTTTACCACCTCCCACACGCATATCCTCAGAGGAACCTCAGGAGCTTTCCCCCAGAGCCAGCCCATGGCAACCCCTTCTTCCACTCTCCAGAGCTCTCCCAGCTGGATTTTGGCACCATCCACTACATGCCCTACAGGCCAGCCACCTCTCTGCTCGCCTGCGGCCACCCGTCCCCCCTGGCCCCGGGCTTGCTGAGCCAGCAGCATCCCAACCCCTCGGCGTGCGGGCAGACGCTGCCACCCCACAGGACTTGTTCTCTCCAGGCCCAGGCCCCCTGCCTGGGGCTCAAGGCAGCCCTGGTGCAGAAGCAGCACCGTGCACCCACCCTGCGCCGGGGGGTCGGCCACGGGCACCAGCACAACAGCAGCGGCTCTGGGGAGAGCTATCTCACGGAGCACAGCGGGTACTTGGCGGACGGGCCGGGCAGCGACTCCAGCTCGGGGCCCTGCCACGGTTCCTCCAGTGACTCCATGTTGAACTGCACGGACGTCAGTCTGCAGGGCATCCACGGCAGCTGCTCCACGTTCCGCAGCTCCCTCAGCAGCGACTACGACCCCTTCGTGTACTGCAGCTCAGAGGGACCCACCACAGACAACGGCCAGGAGCAGTCGCGGCCGCCGAGGGAGACGCGGCCCAGGTCCTTGGACCTGATGGTGCCTGGGGGTGCTGCTCCGGCCAAGCCCCAGGTGCTCAGCCACGTccactaccaccaccaccagcaccatcACTACAGAAGAGATGCGGAGTGTCCACCCGGgcgggctgggcaggggccTGGGCAGCGCAAATCCCGGTACTCTGGGGCCAAGGTTGGCTTCCACAGCGCTCGGACACAAAAGAGGACTGAGAAAAGCCATCACTGTCAGCAGCCTCTGGAAAGCAGCACTGTGCTACAGgaggcagctccagcaggacagccagcctgtccccagcaaGGCCGGGAGCCCCCTCATGCcccctctgcttctccaaaCAGGTTGGACTTCAGTGTAGATGCCAACAGACAATTGGGAGCAGCTGGCACATCCCCCGTCCCGCTGCCCCCGAGACACAGCTTACAGAGCCGTCATCACcgaaggaaaagaaagtgtcCCCTGGAGCCTGacccctctctcctgcctgaGGACTCAGCCTTGCCCAAAGCCTGCGACGCTCACGTTCCTCACGGCCATCCCGCTGGCGACCGCTGCTCGCCTGAAGTCCAGCCCCTGATCCCAAGCGCTCCCCCGCCCTGCGGCTCGGGCTCTCGGCCGCTCTGGAAGTGTTTAGTGCCGCAGTCCAGCTCAGAGCtgaaaaagcaggaggaggggtTGTCAGGACGGGAGGGAAACCGCATGGTTCCTGCCGATTTCTCAGGGACGGGCACCCCCAGACACAGTCTGAGTCTTCACCTTCACTGCCCGTCTCAGCAGGGTAGTCAGG GATCTGAAGAGGAGGTCCAGGATGTCCATGAACACTCAGTTTAG